A single window of Agromyces aureus DNA harbors:
- a CDS encoding serine hydrolase: MQSRVTKDRGARAARTIVAVAVSTLVLGATAACTAESTGSSSSGGTPITVETGDAPNQDVIPLYTDQDAAIEAAVKNLPGHVEEALDRTGVPGAQVAVVSGGETVYQGSFGVRDVTTEEKVDDDTLFMIASLSKPVSGTVVAKAITEDPDLSWSTPVKDLMPDFTMGDPYVTDNAQIGDYFTHRTGIPTGGGDDLEDVGFDRDYILAHLNQIPLAPFRITYQYSNFGLTTGAEAVAVSRGATWEQTAEELLFEPLGMDSTTSSHADFLAADNRAVQHARLGDKDFQPEFDRDPDAEAPAGGIASTAGDLAKWMNLVLADGELDGEAFIDPATMTQAFSAQIVSSHNQTLDQRPGHYGFGVNVGSGAGGRVVLSHSGGFGLGTATAASMVPDLDLGIVVLTNGAPIGAPEAVAQEFLDDVLYGAQTRDWVELTGGYFEHFNAPAGDLVGEEAPTDAAASGPASDYVGTYESPYFGTLTITEEGGSLQGAMGPEGDYTFAIEPWDGDTMAFAPTGENALPGSLSSAVFARGGAGVSGVTLTYFNQYPQVEEPSGLGVFTRVG; encoded by the coding sequence ATGCAGTCACGCGTCACGAAGGACCGGGGAGCGCGGGCGGCTCGAACCATCGTCGCCGTCGCGGTGTCGACGCTCGTGCTCGGGGCGACCGCCGCGTGCACGGCCGAGTCCACCGGTAGCAGCAGCTCCGGTGGCACGCCGATCACCGTCGAGACGGGCGATGCGCCGAACCAGGACGTCATCCCCCTGTACACCGATCAGGATGCCGCCATCGAAGCCGCAGTGAAGAACCTGCCCGGACACGTCGAGGAGGCACTCGACCGCACGGGTGTTCCCGGCGCGCAGGTCGCCGTGGTCTCGGGCGGCGAGACGGTCTACCAGGGCTCGTTCGGCGTGCGCGACGTCACCACCGAGGAGAAGGTCGACGACGACACGCTCTTCATGATCGCCTCGCTCTCCAAGCCCGTCTCGGGGACCGTCGTCGCCAAGGCCATCACGGAGGATCCGGACCTGTCGTGGTCGACGCCCGTCAAGGACCTGATGCCCGACTTCACGATGGGCGACCCGTACGTGACCGACAACGCGCAGATCGGCGACTACTTCACCCACCGCACCGGCATTCCGACCGGCGGCGGCGACGATCTCGAGGACGTCGGCTTCGACCGCGACTACATCCTCGCCCACCTGAACCAGATTCCGCTGGCACCGTTCCGGATCACGTACCAGTACTCGAACTTCGGCCTCACGACGGGTGCCGAGGCCGTCGCGGTGTCCCGTGGCGCGACGTGGGAGCAGACCGCCGAGGAGCTGTTGTTCGAGCCGCTCGGCATGGACTCGACCACGTCGTCGCACGCGGACTTCCTCGCCGCCGACAACCGAGCCGTGCAGCACGCGCGCCTCGGCGACAAGGACTTCCAGCCGGAGTTCGATCGCGACCCCGACGCCGAGGCCCCCGCGGGCGGCATCGCGTCGACCGCCGGCGACCTCGCGAAGTGGATGAACCTGGTGCTCGCCGACGGCGAACTCGACGGCGAGGCCTTCATCGACCCCGCGACGATGACGCAGGCGTTCTCGGCGCAGATCGTCAGCTCGCACAACCAGACCCTCGATCAGCGGCCGGGTCACTACGGCTTCGGCGTCAACGTCGGCTCGGGCGCCGGCGGCCGCGTGGTGCTGAGCCACTCGGGCGGCTTCGGGCTGGGCACGGCGACGGCCGCGTCGATGGTGCCCGACCTCGACCTCGGCATCGTCGTGCTGACGAACGGTGCGCCGATCGGCGCCCCGGAGGCGGTCGCGCAGGAGTTCCTCGACGACGTGCTGTACGGCGCCCAGACGCGCGACTGGGTCGAGCTCACGGGCGGTTACTTCGAGCACTTCAACGCGCCGGCCGGCGACCTGGTCGGTGAGGAGGCGCCGACGGATGCCGCGGCATCCGGCCCTGCATCGGACTACGTCGGCACGTACGAGAGCCCGTACTTCGGCACGCTCACCATCACCGAGGAGGGCGGCTCGCTGCAGGGCGCCATGGGCCCGGAGGGCGACTACACCTTCGCGATCGAGCCGTGGGACGGCGACACGATGGCGTTCGCGCCCACCGGCGAGAACGCGCTGCCCGGGTCGCTGTCGTCGGCCGTCTTCGCCCGAGGGGGCGCGGGAGTCTCCGGAGTCACGCTGACCTACTTCAACCAGTACCCGCAGGTGGAGGAGCCTTCCGGGCTCGGCGTGTTCACGCGCGTCGGCTAG
- a CDS encoding MATE family efflux transporter gives MSISNLETPAIEPAPRPAVDPASTPEVSAAAKVGTDRWYLASAPIIRALVHLCVPMAAAMIVGAIYNVINAGFIGSLHDATLLAAITFAAPLLGLVMGVGGVFGVGGGALISRLLGASEHDPSKAGEIKRVSSFALWGSVVTGAVLGGIGLLLLHPLVSLLGADAAAVPATSAFVGVMLAFVPVLAAAFCLEQLVRAEGAARQVMIALIASAVANVVFDILFILVLPWGVAGAALAMGLSNVGVVAYFAIWLHRHSDHLSLAPRWFTLAPAVVKPVFGVGVGELLQSGFLIVTALVLNNLAVAYGDTALAAMGVAVRIAQVPEFLVMGVTLGVLPLLAYAYGKGDRARLRSALRVSAITVGGIVLVAATTLIVFGEQVFQVFVADRSVLAIGVTILTAQLVAMIANGFAGLIISFFQATGRASAAIVMSLAQGVLFIPIVLLGNLWFGLAGIIWALTVTEVIVLVVGVITWIASRRAIERGLAEGSAERAEQGLEAAVA, from the coding sequence ATGAGCATCTCGAACCTCGAAACCCCGGCGATCGAGCCGGCACCCCGGCCGGCCGTCGATCCGGCCTCCACCCCCGAAGTCTCGGCGGCCGCGAAGGTCGGCACCGACCGCTGGTACCTCGCTTCCGCCCCGATCATCCGTGCGCTCGTGCACCTCTGCGTGCCGATGGCGGCGGCCATGATCGTCGGCGCGATCTACAACGTCATCAATGCCGGCTTCATCGGCTCGCTCCACGACGCGACGCTCCTCGCCGCGATCACCTTCGCCGCACCGCTCCTCGGCCTCGTCATGGGTGTCGGCGGCGTGTTCGGCGTTGGCGGCGGCGCCCTCATCTCCCGGTTGCTCGGGGCGTCCGAGCACGACCCGTCGAAGGCGGGGGAGATCAAGCGCGTCTCGTCGTTCGCGCTCTGGGGCTCGGTCGTGACGGGCGCCGTGCTCGGCGGCATCGGCCTGCTGCTGCTGCATCCGCTCGTCTCGCTCCTGGGGGCGGATGCCGCCGCCGTGCCGGCGACCAGCGCCTTCGTCGGCGTGATGCTCGCGTTCGTGCCCGTGCTCGCCGCCGCGTTCTGCCTCGAGCAGCTCGTGCGCGCCGAGGGCGCCGCGCGACAGGTGATGATCGCGCTCATCGCCTCGGCTGTCGCGAACGTCGTGTTCGACATCCTGTTCATCCTCGTACTGCCCTGGGGTGTCGCAGGTGCGGCGCTCGCCATGGGCCTGTCGAACGTGGGTGTCGTGGCGTACTTCGCGATCTGGCTGCACCGGCACAGCGACCACCTCAGTCTCGCGCCCAGATGGTTCACGCTGGCGCCCGCCGTGGTGAAGCCCGTCTTCGGCGTCGGCGTGGGCGAGCTGCTGCAGTCGGGGTTCCTCATCGTCACCGCGCTCGTGCTCAACAACCTCGCCGTGGCCTACGGCGACACCGCGCTCGCGGCCATGGGCGTGGCCGTGCGCATCGCGCAGGTGCCCGAGTTCCTCGTCATGGGCGTCACGCTCGGCGTGCTGCCGCTGCTCGCCTACGCGTACGGCAAGGGCGATCGGGCCAGGCTCCGGTCCGCGCTGCGGGTCTCGGCGATCACCGTCGGCGGCATCGTGCTGGTCGCCGCGACCACGCTGATCGTGTTCGGCGAGCAGGTGTTCCAGGTGTTCGTCGCCGACCGGTCGGTGCTCGCGATCGGCGTCACGATCCTCACAGCGCAGCTCGTGGCCATGATCGCGAACGGCTTCGCCGGGCTGATCATCTCGTTCTTCCAGGCGACCGGCCGGGCGAGCGCGGCCATCGTCATGTCGCTCGCGCAGGGCGTGCTGTTCATCCCCATCGTGCTGCTCGGCAACCTCTGGTTCGGACTGGCCGGCATCATCTGGGCGCTGACCGTCACCGAGGTGATCGTGCTCGTCGTCGGCGTCATCACGTGGATCGCGTCGCGCCGCGCGATCGAGCGCGGGCTCGCCGAGGGCAGCGCCGAGCGCGCCGAGCAGGGACTCGAGGCGGCCGTGGCCTGA
- a CDS encoding MarR family winged helix-turn-helix transcriptional regulator, translated as MDAQGPRLTSALELVRWIGWAQMKAGEDWTRERELSHAQSFVLGYLVQNPGAIQRDIAEITRTSAASVTSLLQGLERRGLVERRTDAGNERSKRVYATDAGAELISGFETAMAAADDTILAPLNRTERAELLALLQKITAELPQPTRS; from the coding sequence ATGGATGCTCAGGGACCTCGCCTCACCAGTGCGCTCGAGCTCGTTCGATGGATCGGGTGGGCGCAGATGAAGGCGGGCGAAGACTGGACCCGCGAACGCGAACTCAGCCACGCGCAGAGCTTCGTCCTCGGGTACCTCGTGCAGAACCCCGGCGCCATCCAACGCGACATCGCAGAGATCACCCGCACGAGTGCGGCGAGCGTCACGAGCCTCCTGCAGGGGCTCGAGCGCCGCGGCCTCGTCGAGCGTCGAACCGATGCCGGCAACGAACGCAGCAAGCGCGTGTACGCGACGGATGCCGGAGCCGAGCTCATCTCGGGCTTCGAAACCGCCATGGCGGCCGCCGACGACACGATCCTCGCGCCGTTGAACCGCACCGAGCGGGCAGAACTGCTCGCACTCCTCCAGAAGATCACCGCGGAACTCCCGCAGCCCACCCGGTCGTAA
- the nhaA gene encoding Na+/H+ antiporter NhaA encodes MTNLTIGRSSEPARRTARRGRRPRRSIAEKVHAVGQNRIGALLLLLATVAAVVWANVSFGAYESFWETHLSVGVGDLTLDFTLHAVVNDALMAIFFFTVGLEVRREFAIGELTSWSRAVVPVVAAIAGLVVPAVLFVLIARGSGQEHAWGIVISTDTAFLVGALALIGPRVPGRLRVFLLALAVVDDIGALSIIALVYTADFNPMPLIIAALGLAGVYFTRYLRGGRGPVYATLSIIVWMSFLASGVHPTLAGVAIALLVPVYRPNRRDVEHALDLARTFRQSPNTEYARAAANSLRESISINERLQSAYAPYVAYVILPLFALANAGVQLSPEILTDALGSSITWGIVVGLVLGKLIGVFGSTALLRVFKLGEFGPGLTLDRILGGAALCGIGFTISLFIVDLAITDEAAQNEARVGVLAASVIAFVLATVIFRISDASRPDEDSGQTLARPIDPARDHVFGSADAPYTIVEYGDFQCPFCLKASGSIQEVKEELGDRLRYVWRHAPLEQVHPNALAGAEAAEAASLQGKFFEFERGLFADQDNQRPTDIIRLAGELGLDVEKFERDLTSSKVTGRVRDDMLDAEAMGISSVPTLFINGRRHTGPYDAQSLIRALAATDPVEAPAP; translated from the coding sequence ATGACCAACCTCACGATCGGCCGCTCGTCAGAGCCCGCCCGCCGCACGGCACGGCGCGGTCGGCGCCCGCGGAGGTCGATCGCCGAGAAGGTGCACGCCGTGGGGCAGAACCGCATCGGCGCGCTGCTCCTGCTGCTCGCCACCGTCGCGGCCGTCGTCTGGGCGAACGTGTCGTTCGGGGCGTACGAGAGCTTCTGGGAGACGCACCTGTCGGTCGGCGTCGGCGACCTCACCCTCGACTTCACGTTGCACGCCGTCGTGAACGACGCGCTGATGGCGATCTTCTTCTTCACCGTGGGGCTCGAGGTGCGCCGCGAGTTCGCGATCGGCGAGCTCACGAGCTGGTCGCGCGCGGTCGTTCCCGTCGTCGCCGCCATCGCCGGACTCGTCGTTCCCGCGGTGCTGTTCGTCCTCATCGCCCGGGGGTCCGGTCAGGAGCACGCCTGGGGCATCGTGATCTCGACCGACACGGCGTTCCTCGTCGGCGCGCTCGCGCTGATCGGGCCGCGTGTGCCCGGCCGCCTCCGCGTCTTCCTGCTCGCGCTCGCGGTCGTCGACGACATCGGCGCCCTCAGCATCATCGCCCTCGTCTACACCGCGGACTTCAACCCGATGCCGCTCATCATCGCGGCACTCGGCCTCGCGGGCGTGTACTTCACCAGATACCTGCGCGGCGGCCGCGGTCCCGTCTACGCGACGCTGTCGATCATCGTGTGGATGTCGTTCCTCGCATCGGGCGTGCACCCGACCCTCGCCGGCGTCGCGATCGCCCTGCTCGTACCCGTGTACCGCCCGAACCGCCGCGACGTCGAGCACGCGCTCGACCTGGCGCGTACCTTCCGGCAGTCGCCGAACACCGAGTACGCGCGGGCCGCCGCGAACAGCCTGCGCGAGTCGATCTCGATCAACGAACGCCTCCAGTCCGCGTATGCGCCGTACGTCGCGTACGTGATCCTGCCCCTCTTCGCGCTCGCCAACGCGGGCGTGCAGCTCTCCCCCGAGATCCTGACCGACGCCCTCGGCTCCTCGATCACGTGGGGCATCGTCGTCGGCCTCGTGCTCGGCAAGCTCATCGGCGTGTTCGGGTCGACGGCGCTCCTCCGAGTGTTCAAGCTCGGCGAGTTCGGCCCGGGGCTCACGCTCGATCGCATCCTCGGCGGTGCTGCGCTCTGCGGCATCGGCTTCACGATCTCGCTCTTCATCGTCGACCTCGCGATAACCGACGAGGCCGCGCAGAACGAGGCCAGGGTCGGCGTGCTCGCGGCATCCGTCATCGCCTTCGTGCTGGCGACCGTCATCTTCAGGATCTCGGATGCCTCGCGGCCCGACGAGGACAGCGGTCAGACGCTCGCCCGCCCCATCGACCCCGCGCGCGACCACGTCTTCGGTTCGGCCGACGCGCCGTACACGATCGTCGAGTACGGCGACTTCCAGTGCCCGTTCTGCCTCAAGGCGTCGGGATCGATCCAGGAGGTCAAGGAGGAGCTCGGCGACCGACTCCGGTACGTGTGGCGGCATGCTCCGCTCGAGCAGGTGCACCCCAACGCCCTGGCGGGTGCCGAGGCGGCCGAGGCGGCCTCGCTGCAGGGCAAGTTCTTCGAGTTCGAGCGGGGACTCTTCGCCGACCAGGACAACCAGCGACCCACGGACATCATCCGGCTGGCCGGCGAGCTCGGACTCGACGTCGAGAAGTTCGAGCGCGACCTCACCTCGTCGAAGGTCACGGGCCGCGTGCGCGACGACATGCTCGACGCCGAGGCCATGGGGATCAGCTCGGTGCCGACGCTCTTCATCAACGGGCGCCGGCACACCGGGCCGTACGACGCCCAGTCGTTGATCCGCGCGCTCGCCGCCACGGATCCGGTCGAGGCGCCCGCACCGTAG
- a CDS encoding CPBP family intramembrane glutamic endopeptidase has translation MGEAVAKSGWKRFWDRGGWWKALLFVAVYYGVYLALGNLIVAPLLGGSFGEEGSAQYILLTTALPIVLACIVLVVFAISIGWLKELFGRQPIRGSWWMWIPVAVVVVFNVIHLFTIDYEKAGADVVGSWLLAGLFIGFAEETVTRGFVVNLMRRAGHREILVALASAGLFAAMHLGNVFTSTQGLTATLFQVVYTFFFGICMYLALRVTGNLIWPILLHASTDPTIFLSTEYSTGGPLAAFGGLGNFAVIFTGLVLLFFIRGRVAKDAYGLPEGMFAAADIPASTER, from the coding sequence ATGGGCGAAGCCGTGGCGAAGTCGGGATGGAAGCGGTTCTGGGATCGTGGCGGCTGGTGGAAGGCACTGCTCTTCGTCGCCGTCTACTACGGCGTCTACCTCGCGCTCGGCAACCTCATCGTCGCGCCGCTGCTCGGCGGATCCTTCGGCGAAGAGGGCAGCGCCCAGTACATCCTGCTCACGACCGCGCTGCCGATCGTCCTCGCGTGCATCGTGCTCGTGGTCTTCGCGATCTCGATCGGATGGCTGAAGGAGCTCTTCGGCCGCCAGCCGATCCGCGGATCGTGGTGGATGTGGATCCCCGTCGCCGTGGTCGTGGTGTTCAACGTCATCCACCTGTTCACGATCGACTACGAGAAGGCGGGCGCCGATGTCGTCGGGTCGTGGCTGCTCGCCGGGCTCTTCATCGGTTTCGCCGAAGAGACGGTGACCCGCGGGTTCGTCGTGAACCTCATGCGCCGGGCCGGGCACCGAGAGATCCTCGTCGCGCTGGCGTCGGCCGGCCTCTTCGCCGCGATGCACCTCGGCAACGTCTTCACGTCGACGCAGGGTCTGACCGCCACCCTCTTCCAGGTCGTCTACACGTTCTTCTTCGGCATCTGCATGTACCTGGCGCTGCGCGTCACCGGCAACCTGATCTGGCCGATCCTGCTGCACGCCTCGACCGACCCGACGATCTTCCTCTCGACCGAGTACTCGACCGGTGGGCCGCTCGCCGCGTTCGGCGGGCTCGGCAACTTCGCCGTGATCTTCACGGGGCTCGTGCTGCTCTTCTTCATCCGCGGCCGGGTCGCCAAGGACGCCTACGGCCTGCCCGAAGGCATGTTCGCCGCGGCCGACATCCCCGCGAGCACCGAGAGGTGA
- a CDS encoding DUF3467 domain-containing protein has protein sequence MSDDHLPRRFQIDLPADRAQGVFADFARVWHTPNVFVIDYVALTQPPSTVEDADGSRAVAVPGQVVSRIRIPPEQVFELAKALTQQLEAWEQETGRKPPERPLFGHGHPGE, from the coding sequence GTGAGCGACGACCATCTTCCGCGTCGATTCCAGATCGACCTGCCGGCCGACCGCGCACAGGGCGTGTTCGCCGACTTCGCGCGCGTCTGGCACACGCCGAACGTGTTCGTGATCGACTACGTCGCGCTCACGCAGCCGCCGTCGACGGTGGAGGATGCCGACGGGTCGCGCGCGGTCGCCGTGCCCGGGCAGGTCGTCAGCCGCATCCGGATCCCACCCGAGCAGGTGTTCGAGCTCGCCAAGGCGCTCACCCAGCAGCTCGAGGCGTGGGAGCAGGAGACCGGGCGCAAGCCGCCCGAGCGTCCGCTGTTCGGGCACGGGCACCCCGGAGAGTGA
- a CDS encoding alpha/beta fold hydrolase — MPYVTVGTENSAPIELYYEDHGAGSPVVLIHGYPLDGASWEKQARALLDAGHRVITYDRRGFGASSKPTTGYDYDTFAGDLNTLLETLDLQEVTLVGFSMGTGEVGRYLGTYGSGRVARAAFLGSLEPYLRQTSDNPAGAAPDFDDLKAAATGDRFAWFTGFFENFYNLDENLGTRISEDAVRGSWQVAAGASWYAASACVDTWLTDFRGDVEKIDVPALILHGTADRILPIDATAREFAKRLPDATVVEIEGAPHGLLWTHADEVNAALLAFVDG; from the coding sequence ATGCCGTATGTGACCGTCGGAACCGAGAATTCCGCTCCGATCGAGCTGTACTACGAAGACCACGGGGCCGGTTCACCGGTCGTGCTCATTCACGGATACCCGCTCGACGGCGCGTCGTGGGAGAAGCAGGCGCGGGCGCTGCTCGACGCCGGGCACCGCGTCATCACGTACGACCGCCGCGGGTTCGGGGCCTCGAGCAAGCCGACGACCGGGTACGACTACGACACCTTCGCGGGCGACCTGAACACGCTGCTCGAGACGCTCGACCTGCAGGAGGTCACGCTCGTCGGCTTCTCGATGGGCACGGGCGAGGTCGGCCGCTACCTCGGCACCTACGGCAGCGGGCGCGTCGCGAGGGCGGCGTTCCTCGGCAGCCTCGAACCGTACCTGCGGCAGACCTCCGACAACCCCGCCGGCGCGGCGCCCGACTTCGACGACCTGAAGGCCGCCGCGACCGGCGACCGGTTCGCCTGGTTCACGGGCTTCTTCGAGAACTTCTACAACCTCGACGAGAACCTCGGCACCCGCATCTCCGAGGACGCGGTGCGCGGCAGCTGGCAGGTCGCCGCCGGAGCCTCCTGGTACGCCGCGTCGGCGTGCGTCGACACGTGGCTCACCGACTTCCGCGGTGACGTCGAGAAGATCGACGTGCCCGCGCTGATCCTGCACGGCACGGCCGACCGGATCCTGCCGATCGACGCGACGGCGCGCGAGTTCGCCAAGCGGCTGCCGGATGCCACGGTCGTCGAGATCGAGGGCGCACCCCACGGGCTGCTCTGGACGCACGCCGACGAGGTCAACGCGGCGCTGCTGGCGTTCGTCGACGGCTGA
- a CDS encoding PHP domain-containing protein yields MEPIAALEEIAFLLERDRASAFKSKAFRKAAGIIGEFDADDLAERVRDGRLKRTPGIGDTTFAVIAEAVGGEVPAYLVALREKSGPAAGASPTGLRAKLRGDLHSHTDWSDGTTPISTMARAAQLVGLEYLVVSDHSPNLTIANGLSVERLLDQLDVLERLNRDERAGGGIRLLSGIEVDILLDGSLDQSPEMLERLDVVVASIHSKLRTESKELSERMLRAVRNPRTNVLGHCTGRLVEGSRGTRPQSTFDAKAVFDACAEHDVAVEINSRPERQDPPDDLIQLALEAGCRFSIDSDAHAPGHFAFLELGAARAEANGVPPERIVNTWPAEQLLDWAAAR; encoded by the coding sequence ATGGAACCCATCGCGGCGCTCGAGGAGATCGCCTTCCTGCTCGAGCGCGACCGGGCATCGGCGTTCAAGTCGAAGGCGTTCCGCAAGGCGGCCGGGATCATCGGCGAGTTCGACGCCGACGACCTCGCCGAGCGCGTGCGCGACGGGCGCTTGAAGCGCACGCCGGGCATCGGCGACACCACGTTCGCGGTCATCGCCGAGGCCGTGGGCGGCGAGGTGCCCGCCTATCTCGTGGCGCTCCGCGAGAAGAGCGGGCCGGCGGCCGGTGCATCCCCGACCGGCTTGCGGGCGAAGCTCCGCGGCGATCTGCACAGTCACACCGACTGGTCCGACGGCACGACCCCGATCTCGACGATGGCCCGCGCGGCCCAACTCGTCGGACTGGAGTACCTGGTGGTCAGCGACCACTCGCCGAACCTCACCATCGCGAACGGCCTCAGCGTCGAGCGCCTGCTCGACCAGCTCGACGTGCTCGAGCGCCTGAACCGCGACGAGCGCGCGGGCGGCGGCATCCGCCTGCTCTCGGGCATCGAGGTCGACATCCTGCTCGACGGTTCGCTCGACCAGTCGCCCGAGATGCTGGAGCGGCTCGACGTGGTCGTCGCGAGCATCCACTCCAAGCTCCGCACCGAGTCGAAGGAGCTGTCCGAGCGGATGCTGCGCGCGGTGCGCAACCCGCGCACGAACGTGCTCGGGCACTGCACCGGCCGCCTCGTCGAGGGTTCGCGTGGCACGCGCCCGCAGTCGACGTTCGACGCGAAGGCCGTGTTCGACGCGTGCGCCGAGCACGACGTCGCCGTCGAGATCAACTCGCGCCCCGAACGCCAGGACCCGCCCGACGACCTCATCCAGCTCGCACTCGAGGCCGGATGCCGCTTCTCGATCGACAGCGACGCGCACGCGCCCGGCCACTTCGCGTTCCTCGAACTCGGAGCTGCGCGGGCCGAGGCGAACGGCGTGCCCCCCGAGCGCATCGTGAACACCTGGCCCGCCGAGCAGCTGCTCGACTGGGCCGCGGCGCGCTGA
- a CDS encoding zinc-dependent alcohol dehydrogenase family protein has product MRAVLFSEFGERPELADVPEPECPPRGAVIRVRATGVCRSDWHGWMGHDDTITLPHVPGHEFAGEIAELGSEISADSGWAVGDRVTAPFICACGRCPECLDGNEQVCDAQSQPGFTRWGSFAEYVAIDEAELNLIRLPEVIGFVEAASLGCRFATAYRAIISRSRLAPGEQIAVHGCGGVGLSAIMIAVAAGVRVYGVDVSDAALDAAEKLGAVPVRGGDGAAERILEASGGGVDVSVDAFGSSETAFASVQSLKKRGRHVQIGLMVGTSALAAMPMDAVIAGELEILGSHGMAAHEYPSMLDAVASEYFRPIELVGRRISLDEVPDALAAMGTAGATGSGMTVVEV; this is encoded by the coding sequence GTGCGTGCCGTGCTCTTCAGCGAATTCGGCGAGCGACCCGAGCTCGCCGACGTGCCCGAACCCGAGTGCCCGCCGCGCGGCGCGGTGATCAGGGTGCGGGCGACCGGCGTCTGCCGCAGCGACTGGCACGGCTGGATGGGCCACGACGACACGATCACCCTGCCGCACGTGCCCGGCCACGAATTCGCCGGCGAGATCGCCGAGCTCGGCTCCGAGATCTCGGCCGACTCCGGCTGGGCCGTCGGCGACCGCGTCACGGCACCGTTCATCTGCGCGTGCGGACGCTGCCCCGAGTGCCTCGACGGCAACGAGCAGGTCTGCGACGCGCAGTCCCAGCCAGGGTTCACCCGGTGGGGCTCGTTCGCCGAGTACGTCGCGATCGACGAGGCCGAGCTGAACCTCATCCGCCTGCCCGAGGTGATCGGCTTCGTCGAGGCCGCCTCGCTCGGCTGCCGGTTCGCAACCGCCTATCGCGCCATCATCTCGCGCAGCCGCCTCGCCCCCGGCGAGCAGATCGCGGTGCACGGATGCGGCGGGGTCGGCCTCTCGGCCATCATGATCGCCGTCGCGGCGGGCGTCAGGGTCTACGGCGTCGACGTGTCGGACGCCGCACTCGACGCCGCCGAGAAGCTCGGCGCCGTGCCGGTGCGCGGCGGCGACGGTGCCGCAGAGCGCATCCTCGAGGCATCCGGAGGCGGAGTCGACGTCTCGGTCGACGCGTTCGGCAGCAGCGAGACCGCGTTCGCTTCGGTGCAGAGCCTGAAGAAGCGCGGGCGGCACGTGCAGATCGGCCTCATGGTCGGCACCAGCGCGCTCGCCGCGATGCCCATGGACGCGGTCATCGCGGGCGAGCTCGAGATCCTCGGCAGCCACGGCATGGCCGCACACGAGTACCCGTCGATGCTCGACGCCGTCGCGTCGGAGTACTTCCGTCCGATCGAGCTCGTCGGGCGCCGCATCAGCCTCGACGAGGTGCCCGACGCGCTCGCGGCGATGGGCACGGCCGGGGCGACGGGCTCGGGCATGACGGTCGTCGAAGTCTAG
- a CDS encoding DMT family transporter yields MRFVVAVLLASVCFGTTGAAQALGPDADPFSIGAARILIGGGALALVAGVMTWRRRSAAAGAGAAANAVATGPGATGAPTPGARPRHPLGTVLVVAIGAAGVLAYQPAFFAGTASNGVAVGTVVALGSAPVITGALDWALRRRFPGRRWLVATAIATAGVAVLAVASDPSQASSNPLGIAASVAAGASYAVYTLAAKHLLDRGWSPTGSMGALFGTAAVASLPILLMTDAEWLTTGAGLAMALWLGLVATTLAYTLFGAGLAGLSPAVVSTLTLAEPITASALGVLVLGETLATGSVLGLATLGAGIVVLASGGCRRSNVRSKTWTSSSSPASGSMPLRGTTSSPSSRSRGTEPTP; encoded by the coding sequence ATGCGTTTCGTCGTGGCCGTGCTGCTCGCGTCCGTGTGCTTCGGCACCACGGGCGCCGCCCAGGCGCTCGGGCCCGATGCGGACCCGTTCTCGATCGGTGCCGCGCGCATCCTCATCGGCGGCGGTGCGCTGGCGCTCGTAGCCGGCGTCATGACGTGGCGTCGACGCAGTGCGGCGGCGGGGGCGGGGGCAGCAGCGAACGCTGTCGCCACGGGGCCCGGTGCGACGGGTGCGCCGACGCCGGGCGCCCGCCCGCGGCATCCGCTCGGCACCGTGCTCGTCGTCGCGATCGGCGCTGCGGGCGTGCTCGCCTACCAGCCGGCGTTCTTCGCGGGCACGGCCTCGAACGGCGTCGCGGTGGGCACGGTCGTCGCCCTCGGTTCGGCACCGGTCATCACGGGCGCGCTCGACTGGGCGCTCCGCCGACGCTTCCCGGGCCGCCGCTGGCTCGTCGCGACCGCGATCGCGACCGCCGGAGTCGCCGTGCTCGCGGTGGCATCCGACCCCTCGCAAGCCTCGTCGAACCCGCTCGGCATCGCCGCCTCGGTCGCCGCCGGCGCCTCCTACGCGGTCTACACGCTCGCCGCGAAGCACCTGCTCGACCGGGGCTGGTCGCCGACCGGGAGCATGGGTGCGCTGTTCGGCACCGCGGCGGTGGCGAGCCTGCCGATCCTGCTGATGACGGATGCCGAGTGGCTGACCACGGGCGCCGGACTCGCGATGGCCCTGTGGCTCGGCCTCGTCGCGACCACGCTCGCCTACACGCTCTTCGGCGCGGGGCTCGCCGGACTCTCGCCCGCCGTCGTCTCGACGCTCACGCTCGCCGAGCCGATCACCGCGAGCGCGCTGGGCGTGCTCGTGCTCGGCGAGACCCTCGCCACGGGGTCGGTGCTCGGCCTCGCGACCCTCGGCGCGGGCATCGTGGTGCTCGCCTCGGGCGGATGTCGGAGGTCGAACGTACGTTCGAAGACATGGACCTCATCCTCATCCCCGGCTTCTGGCTCGATGCCGCTTCGTGGAACGACGTCGTCCCCCTCCTCGAGGAGCAGGGGCACCGAACCCACCCCGTGA